Proteins encoded within one genomic window of Scomber japonicus isolate fScoJap1 chromosome 16, fScoJap1.pri, whole genome shotgun sequence:
- the crip2 gene encoding cysteine-rich protein 2, which translates to MASKCPKCDKTVYFAEKVSSLGKDWHKLCLKCDRCNKLLNAGGHAEHDGRPYCHKPCYAALFGPKGVNIGGAGSYVYDTPANNNAPSTVDSAPRAEEKKTFVPKAPSKAGSITTFSGEANLCPKCNKKVYFAEKVTSLGKDWHRPCLRCERCSKTLSAGSHAEHDGQPYCHKPCYAVLFGPKGVNTGGVGSYIYDKEPSAVTEP; encoded by the exons CTGAGAAGGTGTCATCGCTGGGGAAGGACTGGCACAAGTTGTGTCTTAAGTGTGACCGCTGCAACAAGCTGCTCAACGCCGGAGGCCACGCTGAG CATGATGGAAGACCCTACTGCCACAAACCGTGCTATGCTGCCCTCTTTGGACCAAAAG GTGTGAACATCGGTGGAGCCGGTTCATATGTGTATGATACTCCAGCCAACAACAACGCACCTTCTACTGTGGATTCAGCCCCCAGAGCCGAGGAAAAGAAAACCTTTGTACCCAAGGCACCATCAAAAG CTGGCAGCATCACCACTTTTTCCGGAGAAGCCAACCTGTGTCCCAAATGCAACAAGAAGGTGTATTTTG CTGAAAAGGTGACATCACTGGGCAAGGACTGGCATCGGCCCTGCCTGCGCTGTGAGAGGTGCAGCAAGACTTTGTCAGCTGGCAGTCATGCAGag CATGATGGTCAGCCCTACTGCCACAAACCATGCTATGCTGTTCTCTTCGGGCCCAAAG GCGTGAACACTGGTGGTGTGGGCAGCTACATCTATGACAAGGAGCCCAGTGCAGTTACCGAGCCTTGA